The DNA sequence ATACACAATACTTTCCACGGGAAGATCTGCAAAAAGGGGGTTCCAGTGGGCCAGAATCAGACTTTGCCAGAGCCTTCCCATGCGACCGTTACCGTCGAAAAAGGGAAGGTGTTCAGGTCGAACGGAACCTGACCACCGTCACCGCCTGGCTCGAACAGGAAGATAAGTCGGATGCCTCTCAAAAATTGTAATCCTCCTCTGTGTGTGGTAGTTTTTTTAGCTCCGGCCAATGTCGGCAGTCTTTCCATTCAACCCTGAAATCATTGAGGCAAAAATGACCACCCATACAATAATCTATACCGAAGTAGATGAAGCTCCGGCCCTTGCCACCTATTCCCTGCTCCCCATTCTGCAAGCATACACAGCCATGTCAGGCGTGACCATCGAGAAGAAGGATATCTCCCTTGCGGGCCGAATCATTGCGGCTTTTCCGGAAAGGCTCAAACCTGAACAGTGCCAGTCCGACGATCTGACTGAGCTTGGCCAGCTCTGCCTTCTGCCCCATACCAACATCATAAAGCTCCCCAACATCAGCGCATCCATTCCCCAGCTCAAAGATGCCATCACCGAGTTGCAGGGGCAGGGCTATGATATCCCGGATTATCCGGACGATACAATCAGTGAAGCGGACAAGGAAGTTCAGGCCCGTTATTCCAAAGTGCTGGGCAGTGCTGTAAATCCTGTGCTGCGGGAGGGTAACTCCGACCGCAGGGCTCCGGCGGCGGTGAAACGTTTCGGACAGAAAAATCCCCACCGCCTGATGAAGCCCTGGCCTTCAGATTCAAAATCACGAGTGGCCCACATGGATAATGGCGACTTCTATGGCAGCGAAAAATCCATGACCTTTGACAAAGACTGCCGTGTACGGATTGAATTTGCTGGTGCGGACGGCCAGACACAGGTGCTGAAAAAAGAACTGCCCCTTCTGGCCGGTGAAGTGGTGGATACCGCTGTAATGAATGTGGCAAAACTGAGGGCTTTTTTTGCCACCGAGATGGCTGCCGCAAAAAAAGAAGGGCTGCTCTTTTCTCTGCACCTCAAGGCCACCATGATGAAAATATCCGACCCCATCATGTTCGGTCACTGTGTTTCAGTTTATTATGAGGATGCTCTGACCCGGCACGCTGAGGTGATGAAAGGGCTTGGCATCAATGTCAACAACGGCTTTGCCGATATCGAAGCCCGCCTTGAAAAGCTACCTGAAGCGCAGAAGGAAGCCATCAAATCAGATATCACGGCCTGCTACGGGAAAAACTGCAGACTTGCCATGGTGGACTCCCGCCATGGCATCACCAACCTCCATGTTCCCAACAATATCATTGTGGATGCCTCCATGCCGGTTTTCATACGGGACGGCGGCCGCATGTGGGGAACAGATGATGAACTCCATGATACCATTGCCGCCATTCCGGACCGCTGCTATGCCACCATCTATCAGGAAGTGGTGAAAGACTGCCAGAAAAACGGTGCTTTTGACCCGGCCACCATGGGATCTGTGGCCAATGTGGGGCTGATGGCCCAGAAGGCCGAGGAATACGGCTCCCACGATAAAACCTTTGTGGCACCGGGGCAGGGCAGTATCCGTCTTGTCAGCGAAGATGGAAATGTTCTGCTGGAACAGGCGGTTGAGACAGGAGATATCTTCCGCTGCTGCCAGACCAAGGACGAGCCGATCAAAGACTGGGTGAAACTGGCCGTGAACCGTGCCCGTGAGGCAGGAACTCCCGCCATTTTCTGGCTGGATGAAAAACGTGCCCACGACCGGGAACTTATGGCCAAGGTGGAAAAATATCTTTCGGAACAGGATACCACAGGCCTTGATATCCGGATCATGGGTCTTGTGGAGGCCATGGGATTCAGCCTGGAGCGTATCCGTAAGGGCGAGGACACCATTTCCGTCACCGGAAATGTGCTGCGGGATTATCTCACCGATCTTTTCCCCATCCTTGAAATCGGCACCAGTGCTAAAATGCTTTCCATTGTACCGCTGATGAATGGGGGCGGGCTCTTCGAAACCGGAGCCGGTGGATCTGCGCCCAAACATGTGGAGCAGTTTCTCCGGGAAGGGCATCTGCGCTGGGATTCTCTGGGGGAATTCTGTGCCCTTGTGCCGTCCTTTGAGCATATTTACAAAACCTTTGGCAACGAAAAGGCCCGCCTGATTGCTAAAACCCTGGATCAGGCCATAGGAAAGTTTCTGGAAAAGGGCAAATCCCCCTCCCGCAAGGTGGGCGAGCTGG is a window from the Desulfobotulus mexicanus genome containing:
- a CDS encoding NADP-dependent isocitrate dehydrogenase, whose amino-acid sequence is MTTHTIIYTEVDEAPALATYSLLPILQAYTAMSGVTIEKKDISLAGRIIAAFPERLKPEQCQSDDLTELGQLCLLPHTNIIKLPNISASIPQLKDAITELQGQGYDIPDYPDDTISEADKEVQARYSKVLGSAVNPVLREGNSDRRAPAAVKRFGQKNPHRLMKPWPSDSKSRVAHMDNGDFYGSEKSMTFDKDCRVRIEFAGADGQTQVLKKELPLLAGEVVDTAVMNVAKLRAFFATEMAAAKKEGLLFSLHLKATMMKISDPIMFGHCVSVYYEDALTRHAEVMKGLGINVNNGFADIEARLEKLPEAQKEAIKSDITACYGKNCRLAMVDSRHGITNLHVPNNIIVDASMPVFIRDGGRMWGTDDELHDTIAAIPDRCYATIYQEVVKDCQKNGAFDPATMGSVANVGLMAQKAEEYGSHDKTFVAPGQGSIRLVSEDGNVLLEQAVETGDIFRCCQTKDEPIKDWVKLAVNRAREAGTPAIFWLDEKRAHDRELMAKVEKYLSEQDTTGLDIRIMGLVEAMGFSLERIRKGEDTISVTGNVLRDYLTDLFPILEIGTSAKMLSIVPLMNGGGLFETGAGGSAPKHVEQFLREGHLRWDSLGEFCALVPSFEHIYKTFGNEKARLIAKTLDQAIGKFLEKGKSPSRKVGELDTRGSHFYLALYWAESLAAQTEDSELAGRFAGVAKDLLENEGKIVAELKAAQGSPMDIGGYFHPDKEKTAAAMRPSATLNAIVDAI